ATCAGCTTCACCTTGCCAAGGGCAGCGTCCCACGCGCCGATGTCGCGCTGCTGCGAGCCCACATGGAACGAGATGCCATAGGGCACAAGGCCAAGCTCGCGAGCGAGGATCAAGAGATCCAGCGCCATGTCGTTCTGGCAGCCGAACTTGCGGGAAAGCGGCCAGTCGGCGGTCAGCGTACCTTCGGTGAGGATGCGCACATAGACCCGGCTGCCGGGCGCTTCCTTGGCGATATTGCGGAGGTCGGCCTCGGAATCGGACGCGAAAAGCCGGACGCCTTTTTCGTAGAAATAGCGCACGTCGCGCGCCTTCTTGATGGTATTGCCATAGGAAATGCGGTCGGGCGTAACCCCCTCGGCGAGCACCTTGTCGAGCTCGTAGCGCGAGGCGATATCGAAGTTCGACCCCTTGTCCCTCAGAAGGCTCAGAATCTGCGGGGCCGGGTTCGCCTTCACCGCATAATAGATTTTGGCAAAGGGAAAGGCGGACGTCAGTTCGTCATAGCCTTTGCCGATGATCGAGGTGTCCACTACCAGGAAGGGTGTTTCGTGTTTGGCGGCTTCGGCCTTGATTCGCGCGAAACTATCGTTCGAGTAAAAGTCTGTGGCGTTGATTTTCATGGCTTTTCCCTTCTGCGTTTCAAGGCGGGACAGGTGAGGGGAACGACGCTAGGGCGAAAGGGGCAATCGGGTCAAGTGACCAGCCCCCATGTGATGCAGGTTGACTCTTGGTCCGTCGCCGCTTGAAATGGTCATCGGGTTGAGTTGCACTATTGCAGGGAACTGATATGGAGCCAACCGGACGGTCGACAGAAGAGGCAGTGCGCCGCGAAACCCTGAAAGGGGTTGCCGGCAGCCCGAGAATCCTTCTTGTGGAAGACATAGATTTCATGGCCCGGCTGGTAATGGCGCAACTGCAGGCCGCAGGCTACAAGAGTGTGACAATCGCACATGACGGCGCCGAGGCAATGGAAGCGCTCGTCCAGAAGCCCTATGACATGCTGATCACTGACTGGATGATGACACCGGTTGGCGGGCGGGAGTTGTGCCATAACCTGCGCCGTGCCGCTGACAGCCCCTGTCCCGGCATTGCGATCATCGCGGTGTCTGCACATATCGACCACAATGCCATAGATGAAATGCTGAAGGCGGGGGTGGATGAAGTTGTGGCAAAACCCATCGCGCTTGATGAGCTGCTGAAGCGTGTCCGCACTGTTACCACAGAACCCCGCCAGTTCGTTCGGACCAAAACATATTTCGGACCCGACCGCCGCCGGCGTTACAAAGCTGACTTCGGTCTAGAGGACCGGCGCAAGACACAGGCCCGCCTCGAAGCCCGTCCGGCCTCGCGCCACGAGCGCTGAACGGCCTTTTCATTCCGGCACAAGCACGCCATATAAGGCGCGTCTGTGCGACTTGCCGAAAGGATTGGCCTATGGGCGACCGGGAAAAGATCGAGGAACGCCTCGTCACGCTTGAAACGCGGCTCGCCTTTCAGGACGAGACGATCGAGACGCTCAATAGCGTGGTGAAGGACCAGTGGGCGGAAATCGACCGGCTGCAGCGCATGCTATCCCGTTTCGATGGTCGCCTTGCTGAAATTGAAGACAATATCGAGATCGCCCCGCCGCAGAAGCCGCCGCATTATTGAGGCGGTACGTTCCCATCGGCCTCTGCCTTCGGCAGCCCGTCGAGGAGCGTTTTCAGGAGGCCCGGATCGATAGACTTCGGGGCAGCAAGCCAGGGCGAATTGGCGGCGGTGATCGGCATCCTGACGATCAGGAGATCACCGATAGGCGTGCCGTCTTCATCCCTGTCGGAAAGGTCGCCCGGAATTTCGGACAGGAAATCCACCCGCCCGCGCAGCAGCATCTGCTCGGCAAGGCCGTGATGCGCTTCTGACACCTCGATGATCCTGTCTTCCGAAAAGCCGAAATCCCGAAGTGCCTGGCATTGGGCCGAGCTTTTGACGCAAGCGGCCTTGCAGGTGCTTTGCATGATATCGTCACGGGTCATGGATTCCTGCGGCGATCCGCGCCGCGCCACCAGATGGATCGCCTCGCCCCGTTCCATCGAGATCAGCCAGTGGAACAGGTTTTCGCGCGCCGGGGTGCGCAGCAAGTTGAAAATCAGCGCATTGTCGCGCTGTTGCACCATGCGGTAGGCGCGGCTCCAGGGCACGAAGACAAAGGCATAGCGGAGCCCGGTTCCATCGAGATAGGCGCTGATGCGGCGGCGATCAGCCTCCGATTGGGTGCGGTCGCTACCCTGGCCTATATCCAGCGAGGTGAGGTTGCCGAAAACGATCAGGTCCGGCTGTGCGTTCGGCCCGTCGGCCATGGTGGAAGTCAAGGGGGTCGGCTGCCCGGGTGCAGCCCCGGCCAGCATCAGGAAAGCCGCAACCGCAGCCAGCGTCCGTCCGATCCGTCCTGCTGTGCGCGACGGGATCATGGTCCGTTACTTCCCCTTGGTCGGGCCGGCGGTCGATCGCGAGCCCTGAGGGAAGCTTATACCGCTCCTGAAATAATGCAACCTATTCAGAGGGTTGCAGTTTATTTGCCGGCTGGGTCGGAAAAGACCCGGTATCCCCATGGCGCCAGTTCGAAGCGTGTATCGGCTGAAAGGGTCGCGGGCGTTGAGACCTCGGGCGCGCGTCCGGAGGCAAGTGTTTCGGCATAGTCGCCCACAAACATCGGCTCCTTGAAACCAACGGTGACGGGCTTGTCCGTCATGTTGAAAACGGCAAAGAGCTTCGCCTTGCCCTTCTGGCGCACGAAGCTGAAAACCTCGCTCGGGCGGTCGTTCACCACGCGCACCATGCGCGCACCCGCGGCACCGTTCCAGAGGGCCTCGTTTTCATCCACCATCTTGAAAAGGCGGGTGTAGAAACCTTCAAGCGGCAGCTTGGCCGGCCAATCGATGGGGTCGCGCTCGAAAAATTCGAGCCGCTTGTCGAGCCCGGCTTCCTGCCCGTTATAGATCATCGGCATGCCTTCGCCGACGATGGCCAGCACCGTGGCAGCCTCGAACCCCTTGCCGAACAGCTCGGCGTCCGTGCCTTCCCACGCGTTCTTGTCGTGGTTCGAGGTGTAGGTCATGCGGTAACCATCTTCGGGCCAGCCGCTTTCATTGTTGGAATAATAGCCGAACAGCGCCCCGACATCGGCCTTGCCCTGCGCCACGCCCTTCATGGAATCGAACCATTCCCAGCTGTAGGTGGCGTCGAACGCCTTGGCCATCAGGTCGCGGCTTTGCCATTCGGCCAGCATGAAGACGGGTTTGACGGCATCAAGCTCGACCCGCACCTTTTCCCAGAAATCGAGGGGTACATAGCCCGCCACATCGCAGCGGAAGCCATCGAAGCCCACGTCCTGCACCCAGAATTTCATGGCGTCCGCCATATAGGCGCGGACCTCGGGCTTCGAATAGTCGAGGTCGATGATGTCCTCCCAGTCCCACCAGGGTGTGGGGCGGAAGTCACCTTTCCAGTCGCGCTCGTACCAGTCGGGATGATCGGCGGCGAGCGCATTGTCCCACGCCGTATGGTTGGCGACCCAGTCGAGGATGACATGAAGGCCAAGCGCGTGGGCTTCCGCCAGAAATGCTTTCAGCTCCTCCATCGTGCCGAACTCGGGATTGACCTTGTAATAATCCTTGATCGAATAGGGGCTGCCGAGCGTGCCCTTGCGGTTCTGGACGCCAATTTCCTGCACCGGCATCAGCCACAGGATATCGACCCCCATCGCCTTCAGGCGCGGCAGCTGTTTGGCCGCTGCCGTGAAGGTGCCCTCAGGCGTGAACTGGCGGGTGTTGATCTGGTAGATCACCGCCTTTTTCGCCCATTCGGGATGGGTGAGTTTCACATAAGGCTCGGGCTGATGCGCAGCGAGCGCCGCTTCGTCGGCGGCGCGGGCGGGAAGTGCCCCAAGGAAGGCTGCGGCCAGCATCAGCGGCAGCAGGATCGGCAGGCGGCGTGCGGTCATCATATGTCCCCTTGTCCCTCAAACAGGTACCCAGAATGGTTTGGCACGCGGGCCTTCGTCAAGCTGGCGTATGGCAACGGGCACGGCTATGAAGAGGCAACAGGGAGGAGATCACCATGACGACCGAACCGATCCGGCTCACCGAATATAGCCACGGAGCCGGCTGCGGCTGTAAAATCTCGCCGAAGGTGCTGGATACGATCCTTGCCTCCAGCGTGATTGCGCCGCCGGACGCTTCCCTTCTCGTTGGCAATTCCAGCCGCGATGATGCGGCGGCCTATGATATCGGCGGGGGGCAGGCGATCCTGTCGACCACCGATTTCTTCATGCCGATTGCGGATGACCCCTATGACTTCGGCCGGATCGCCGCGACAAATGCGATCAGCGATATCTATGCGATGGGTGGCAGGCCGCTGATGGCCATTGCGATCCTCGGCTGGCCGGTCAATGTGCTGCCTCCCGAAGTTGCCCGCCGGGTGATCGAAGGTGGCCGCGCCGTTTGCGCCGACGCCGGCATCCCGCTCGCCGGCGGCCATTCGATCGATGCGCCAGAGCCCATCTTCGGCCTGGCTGTCACCGGGCAGGTGGCGATTGAAGACCTGAAGCGCAATGACACGGCAGCCGAAGGCGATCTCCTTTATCTGACCAAGCCGCTTGGCGTGGGTATCCTGACAACGGCGCAGAAACAGAAAAAGCTGCGCGCGGAACACGCGACCCTTGCCCGTGACACCATGTGCATTCTCAACAGCATCGGCAGCGAGCTGGCCCGGATCGACGGTGTGAATGCCATGACGGACGTGACCGGCTTCGGTCTCCTCGGGCATCTGGCCGAGATGGCGGAAGGCAGCGGGCTGACGGCGGAGATCGACTTTGACGCCGTGCCGGTGCTGGCGCCTGCGAAAGACTATCTCGCCGAGGGCTGCGTGCCCGGTGGCACGCTCCGCAATTTCGACAGCTATGGCCACAAGGTCGCGACACTGGATAGCGACCAGCGTGCCCTACTTGCCGATCCGCAAACAAGCGGCGGGCTGCTGGTTGCGGTGCGGCCGGGTGCGGCGGTGGCGGTGGAAGCCTGCCTTGGTGCGCGCGGGCTCCATGACAAGCCGATCGGGCGCCTGATGGCACCGGCGTCCGGGCCGGTGATCCGGGTGCGCT
The Gimibacter soli DNA segment above includes these coding regions:
- the selD gene encoding selenide, water dikinase SelD, giving the protein MTTEPIRLTEYSHGAGCGCKISPKVLDTILASSVIAPPDASLLVGNSSRDDAAAYDIGGGQAILSTTDFFMPIADDPYDFGRIAATNAISDIYAMGGRPLMAIAILGWPVNVLPPEVARRVIEGGRAVCADAGIPLAGGHSIDAPEPIFGLAVTGQVAIEDLKRNDTAAEGDLLYLTKPLGVGILTTAQKQKKLRAEHATLARDTMCILNSIGSELARIDGVNAMTDVTGFGLLGHLAEMAEGSGLTAEIDFDAVPVLAPAKDYLAEGCVPGGTLRNFDSYGHKVATLDSDQRALLADPQTSGGLLVAVRPGAAVAVEACLGARGLHDKPIGRLMAPASGPVIRVR
- a CDS encoding type III PLP-dependent enzyme; the protein is MKINATDFYSNDSFARIKAEAAKHETPFLVVDTSIIGKGYDELTSAFPFAKIYYAVKANPAPQILSLLRDKGSNFDIASRYELDKVLAEGVTPDRISYGNTIKKARDVRYFYEKGVRLFASDSEADLRNIAKEAPGSRVYVRILTEGTLTADWPLSRKFGCQNDMALDLLILARELGLVPYGISFHVGSQQRDIGAWDAALGKVKLIYDRLKNEDGITLKMINMGGGFPGNYIVRTNDTATYAEEITRFLEEDFGDEMPEIILEPGRSLVANAGILVSEVVLISRKGNTSLNRWVFTDVGKFSGLIETMDEAIKYPIYTDRSGELEGCTIAGPTCDSADIMYEDFKYPLPLDLQIGDRLYWFSTGAYTTSYSAIEFNGFPPLQAHYI
- a CDS encoding SlyX family protein; translation: MGDREKIEERLVTLETRLAFQDETIETLNSVVKDQWAEIDRLQRMLSRFDGRLAEIEDNIEIAPPQKPPHY
- a CDS encoding response regulator — translated: MEPTGRSTEEAVRRETLKGVAGSPRILLVEDIDFMARLVMAQLQAAGYKSVTIAHDGAEAMEALVQKPYDMLITDWMMTPVGGRELCHNLRRAADSPCPGIAIIAVSAHIDHNAIDEMLKAGVDEVVAKPIALDELLKRVRTVTTEPRQFVRTKTYFGPDRRRRYKADFGLEDRRKTQARLEARPASRHER
- a CDS encoding alpha-amylase family glycosyl hydrolase, which produces MMTARRLPILLPLMLAAAFLGALPARAADEAALAAHQPEPYVKLTHPEWAKKAVIYQINTRQFTPEGTFTAAAKQLPRLKAMGVDILWLMPVQEIGVQNRKGTLGSPYSIKDYYKVNPEFGTMEELKAFLAEAHALGLHVILDWVANHTAWDNALAADHPDWYERDWKGDFRPTPWWDWEDIIDLDYSKPEVRAYMADAMKFWVQDVGFDGFRCDVAGYVPLDFWEKVRVELDAVKPVFMLAEWQSRDLMAKAFDATYSWEWFDSMKGVAQGKADVGALFGYYSNNESGWPEDGYRMTYTSNHDKNAWEGTDAELFGKGFEAATVLAIVGEGMPMIYNGQEAGLDKRLEFFERDPIDWPAKLPLEGFYTRLFKMVDENEALWNGAAGARMVRVVNDRPSEVFSFVRQKGKAKLFAVFNMTDKPVTVGFKEPMFVGDYAETLASGRAPEVSTPATLSADTRFELAPWGYRVFSDPAGK